A stretch of DNA from Mycobacterium senriense:
CCCGGACTTCCCCACCCACGGTCTGATCGTCGGATCCCAGGGCATCCACGACGCCTACACCACCGGCCGCGGCTCGATCCGGATGCGCGGAGTCGTTGAGGTAGAAGAAGATTCACGCGGCCGCACCTCGCTGGTGATCACCGAGCTGCCCTACCAGGTGAACCACGACAACTTCATCACCTCGATCGCCGAGCAGGTCCGTGACGGCAAGCTGGCCGGCATCTCCAACATCGAGGACCAGTCCAGCGACCGCGTCGGTCTGCGCATCGTGGTGGAGATCAAGCGCGACGCGGTGGCCAAGGTGGTGCTGAACAACCTCTACAAGCACACCCAGCTGCAGACCAGCTTCGGCGCGAACATGCTCTCGATCGTCGACGGGGTGCCGCGCACGCTGCGGCTCGACCAGATGATCCGCTACTACGTCGCGCATCAACTCGACGTCATCGTCCGGCGCACCACCTACCGGTTGCGCAAAGCCAACGAACGCGCGCACATCTTGCGCGGTCTGGTCAAAGCGCTCGACGCGCTGGACGAGGTGATCGCCCTGATCCGCGCGTCCGAGACCGTGGAAATCGCGCGGGCCGGCCTGATCGATCTGCTCGATATCGACGAAATCCAGGCGCAGGCCATCCTGGACATGCAGTTGCGCCGGCTGGCCGCCCTGGAGCGTCAGCGCATCATCGACGACTTGGCCAAGATCGAGGCCGAGATCGCAGACCTGGAAGACATCCTGGCCAAGCCCGAGCGGCAACGCGCGATCGTGCACGACGAGCTGTCGGAGATCGTCGACAAGCACGGCGACGAGCGTCGTACCCGGATCATCGCCGCCGACGGCGACGTCAACGACGAGGACCTGATCGCCCGCGAGGACGTCGTCGTCACCATCACCGAGACCGGCTACGCCAAGCGCACCAAGACCGACCTGTACCGCAGCCAGAAACGCGGCGGCAAGGGCGTGCAGGGCGCCGGCCTCAAGCAGGACGACATCGTGCGGCACTTCTTCGTGTGCTCCACGCACGACTGGATCCTGTTCTTCACCACGCAGGGCAGGGTGTATCGAGCCAAGGCGTACGAACTCCCCGAGGCCTCGAGGACCGCTCGCGGTCAGCACGTCGCCAACCTGCTGGCGTTCCAACCCGAGGAGCGCATCGCGCAGGTCATCCAGATCCGCAGCTACGAGGACGCCCCGTACCTGGTGCTGGCAACCCGCAACGGTCTGGTGAAGAAGACCAAGCTGACCGACTTCGATTCCAACCGCTCGGGCGGAATCGTGGCGATCAACCTGCGCGACAACGACGAACTGGTCGGTGCGGTGCTCTGCTCCGCCGACGAGGACCTGCTGCTGGTCTCGGCGAACGGCCAATCCATCCGGTTCTCGGCGACCGACGAAGCGCTGCGCCCGATGGGCCGCGCCACCTCCGGCGTGCAGGGCATGCGGTTCAACACCGACGACTATCTGTTGTCGCTCAACGTCGTGCGCGAGGGCACCTACCTGCTGGTCGCGACGTCGGGCGGCTACGCCAAGCGCACCGCGATCGAGGAGTATCCGGTGCAGGGCCGCGGCGGCAAGGGAGTCCTGACGGTGATGTACGACCGCCGACGTGGCAGGCTGGTTGGTGCGTTGATAGTCGATGATGACAGCGAGCTGTACGCAATCACCTCGGGAGGCGGCGTCATCCGCACCGCAGCGGGCCAGGTTCGCAAGGCGGGACGGCAGACCAAGGGCGTACGCCTGATGAACCTGGGTGAGGAGAACACGCTGTTGGCCATCGCCCGCAACGCGGAAGAAAACGCGGACGAAGTCGTCGAGGAAATCGGCGGCGCCGCGGAGTCGGACAGCTAGCCGGCGCCGAGCCACTAGACTCAGCCCGACCAGACATAATGCGACTGCCACCGCGTGGGCGGCCGGGTAGGAGACCTAAGGAGTCGGGGTGACCTCACCGAACGAGCCGGGCGCCCCCAACAAGGGGGACGGCCCCAACGGGGATGGTTCGGTCGAGCGTGCCGGGGTGCGCCGCGCCGCGCCGCCCGCGCAGGGTGGCCGCAGCCAAGAGGGCGGGGATGGACCGCCCTGGCAGCGTGGCGGTGCCCGGCCCCAGCAGCCGGGACCTCGGCAGAGCGAGCCGCCCACCGAGAAGCGGCCATCCGGTCCGGCCGGCGGCGTCGAAGCACGGCTGAACAGATTCATCTCCGGCACCGCGGCACCCGGCGCTCCGGCGCATGCCAAAGAGCCCGAGCCCGCACGGGCCGAGACTTCGGCGACCGAGGCCTATGCCAGCGAGCTGCCGGATCTGTCCGGCCCGGTGCCGCGCGGCCCGCACCGCAAACCCGCCCCCGAGCGGCCCGCGGAGTCGTCGAGCTCGTCGGGTGCCGGACGTTTGGCCACCGCAGAAACCCGGGAGGGACGGGACAGCCGCGACAACCGGGTGCAGGTGTCTCGCCGCACGCGGGGCCCGGTACGCGCGAGCATGCAGATCCGCCGCATCGACCCGTGGAGCACGCTGAAGGTGTCGCTGCTGCTCTCGGTGGCGTTGTTCTTCGTCTGGATGATCGCCGTCGCGTTCCTCTACCTGGTGCTCGGCGGCATGGGTGTGTGGTCGAAGTTGAACAGCAACGTCGGCGACCTGCTGAACAACACCAGCGGCAGCAGCGGCGAACTGGTGTCCAGCGGCACGATTTTCGGCGGCGCCGTCCTGATCGGCTTGGTCAACATCGTGCTGCTGACCGCCATGGCGACCATCGCCGCATTCGTCTACAACCTGACCACCGATCTGATCGGCGGCGTCGAGGTCACGCTGGCGGACCGCGACTAGCAATGGATGCTGCGCTTTTGGGAGTAGGGCGGGGATTGCGGTAATCTCGTCGCTCGGCCGTACGCGAGTACGGGCCTATAGCTCAGGCGGTTAGAGCGCTTCGCTGATAACGAAGAGGTCGGAGGTTCGAGTCCTCCTAGGCCCACAACCATGTGCCCGTCAAGACGTTGCGTAAGGCTCGCCCTGCCACTGGGACTCATCGCCGTATTGGCAGCGGTGGCGTGGTCACGACGTGGAGTCGAGGTTTGGCACGTGGCGGTGGATGACCAAGGTCAGCCGCTCAGTCACGATGAGGGGCCTTAGCTCAGTTGGTAGAGCACCGCCTTTGCAAGGCGGGTGTCAGGGGTTCGATTCCCCTAGGCTCCACAGGTCACGCCCCTTCCCGGCGCTGCCCGTGTACGACGAGCCGAGGAAGCGTTCCACCAGGGCGCGCTCAGCCGCCGGGTCTTTGAGCGGCCAGCTCCACAGCGCCAGGAAGACGCGGATCAGCCACTGCGCCGCCAGCGGGTCATCGTTGTCGCGCCCCAGCATCTCGGCGGCCAAAGCGGTGACCGTGGGCGAGCTGATGACCCAATCGCTGACCGGGGCCGCGTGGATCGAGCGCATGAGCTGGGCCAGCGGATCGGCACGCAGGCGTTCCAGCGCCATGATCGTGGCGGTGACGACTCGCTCGGGGCCGCGCAGGTCCTTGATGGCTTCCCGAGTGGCGTCGACAATGCGAGCCGCTTGAATACCGACGACGGCGTCGCGGATGGTCGCCTTGCCGCCGGCATGCCGGTAGATCGTTGCGGGCGAGCAGTGCACCCGGGTTGCCAAGGCCTCGATCGTGAAGCCGTCGTATCCATGGCGCGCGATGAGGTCGGCCGCCGTGGTGTAGATCCGTTCGGCGGCTTCACTACGGCGATCCCGGCCCACCAACCAGTCGTCACGTGGCATCCACCCATGCTCCACCACATTGCACGATGCAGAAATACTTCTCGCAGCCTGAGAAATTCCGGGCAGCGTTTATCAGGCGAATCGGCTGCTGGTGGCGGGTGCGCGCGGCCGTAACCCGTCGACCGGAGGCGCGACGGTTCCTCAACTTCTCGGCATCCCGTTGACGCTGGTGCGAGCTGCATCGAGCCTGAAACACATGGCGGTCTTGGACAGTGCGATCGAATTCTTCAGCGACGAGGCGATCCAGGATCCCTACCCGCTGTTCGACCGCATGCGTGCCGACGCGCCGGTGCACCGCATCGGCGACTCAGTGTTCTACGCGGTATCCGGTTGGGACGCCGTACTCGAGGCAGTCGACCGCGTCGAAGATTTCTCCTCGAATCTCACGGCGACCATGGTTTTTCACGAGGATGGCACCGTCACCCCGTTCGATATGGGGCCGCCGGGAGATTCGATGCATGCTCTGGCCACCGCGGACGACCCGATCCATGCGATGCACCGAAAGATCCTGTTGCCGCACCTGTCGGCCAAGCGGATTCGGGTCATCGAAGAGTTCGCCGCCCAGACCGCGGACCGTCTCTGGGAGGAGAACCTGCGCGATGGCCGGATCGAATGGATGAGCGCGATCGCCAACCGATTGCCCATGATGGTGGTCTGCAAGCTGCTGGGACTGCCCGCTGACGACGTCGACAAACTCATCCGGCTCGGCTACGCCACCACCACGTTGCTCGACGGGGTTGTCGCCGCCGAACAGCTCGAACTCGCCGGACTGGCCGCGATGGAACTGTCGGGTTATGTGATCGAGCATTTCGAAAAGGCAAGCGGCAAGCCAGAGTCGGCGCTGATGGCTGACCTGGCGGCCCGCTGTGCCTCGGGCGAACTCGCGCAGCTGCCGGCACTCAGCATCATGCTCACCCTCTTCAGTGCCGCGGGCGAATCGACGGCGTCGCTGCTGGGTAGCGCGGCCTGGATCCTCACCGATCGCCCCGCGATCCAGCGGCAACTTCGCGAAAACCCGGAGTTACTAAGCGCTTTCATCGAAGAGACGCTGCGCTTCGAGCCGCCGTTTCGCGGTCATTACCGTCACGTGTGGCGCGATACCACGCTGGCCGGGGTCGAGGTGCCGGCCGGCGCACACTTGTTACTGATGTGGGGGGCGGCCAACCGCGATCCGACGCATTTCGAGGATCCGAACGAGTTTCGGCTCGACCGCGCGGCAGCCAAAAGTCATGTGAGTTTCGGCAGGGGCGTGCATTTCTGCGTGGGTGCGGCGCTGGCCCGTCTGGAGGCCCACATCGTGCTGCGGATGCTGCTCGAGCGCACCTCATGGATCGACGCGACCGATATCGGCGACTGGCTGCCGAGCATCCTGGTCCGGCGCCGCGACCGGCTTCAGCTAGCTGTGCAGTGACCCCTACGGCCGCGGCTGCACGTCGACGCTCGGCGGCCGCGACTGCGGCTCCTGCGGCTTCGCCCGCACGGAGCGCCGGACGAGGCTGAACGCGATGGCCCCCCCGGCGAGGACTGCGACGGCCGCCCCCGCAAAGACCAACGGGCGCTTGCCGCGACGCTGTGCGCGCCGCGCCTGCTGCAGCGCTTGGGGCAGGCTCGTGACAACTTCCTGCGCGGCGGCCAGCTCCTGGGCCAGGGTTTCCTGGGCCGCGGCGAGGTCTCTGGCCAGCTGACCCTCTTGATACCGGCGACGCAGCTGCGTGGCGGTCGACTGCGCGGACTGAACACTCAGGCCGACCACTCCCCGCGTGACGTCCACCGGTCCCTGCGCCGAATAGGTCAGGCCGCGGGCCAGTCGCTGCCGCGGCGTCAGCCGAGAATCCGCCTTCGCCCTCATCTGTCGCCTTCCTGTCCCGTGGGTAGAGCCTGGCGTGAAGCCGGCCCGGTATCTGAACAGACTGCCAGCATAGGGACGTCGGCGTTGCCTTGGGTGACACCGCCTGCGGCAACGCCCGCCCGTAGTGGCAGACTCTGATGCCGTGACCAACAGCCCCTTTCAGACTGCTACCGCCACGCTCCACACCAACCGCGGCGACATCAAGGTCGCCCTCTTCGGAAACCACGCACCCAAGACCGTCGCCAACTTCGTTGGCCTGGCGCAGGGCACCAAGGAGTACTCGACGCAGAACGCATCGGGAGGCTCGTCCGGCCCGTTCTACGACGGCGCGGTCTTTCACCGGGTGATCCGGGGCTTCATGATCCAGGGCGGCGACCCGACCGGAACCGGTCGCGGCGGCCCGGGCTACAAGTTCGCCGACGAGTTCCACCCCGAACTGCAATTCGACAAGCCCTACCTGCTGGCGATGGCGAACGCGGGCCCCGGCACCAACGGCTCGCAGTTCTTCATCACGGTCGGCCAAACCCCACACCTGAACCGGCGCCACACGATCTTCGGCGAGGTCACCGACCCCGAGTCGCAGAAGGTCGTTGAGGCGATCTCGACCACGGGCACCGACGGCAACGACCGTCCCACCGAGCCGGTGGTCATCGAGTCGATCACCATCTCCTGAGTCGGCGGTAAGCCGCGTGCCGATCAGCCTTGCTGGCGGCCCGCGTAGCCCGCTGCCGTGAGTGCGTCGAGCACCTCGAGCGGATCCGTTCCGAGGTCCCAGCGGGAGAACAGCACCAGGCCGCCGTCGGCCGTCTCAACCTCGAGCAACCGCACTTTGCGCCCGTAGCGGCGGAACTCGATGATGCGGATGATCTTGATGTCGGAATGCTGCAATACCTGCGTCCGAAACCAGCCGCGGAGCATCAGGCCGCCGGGCGTGATTGCCAGCTTGGGACGCGCGTGCCACGACACGCCGGCAAACAAGATCAGACCCGCCGCGGCAACGCTCGCCAGGATGCGCCCCGGCGGGTCTGTGACCACGGTCACAGCCGCGATAGCCATCAGAACACCCGCGGCTCCGCAACCAGCGATTCCCGCCGTGTGCGGCTGCCATTGTGTTTGCTGCATGCGGTCCTTAACCCCTCCCACCACGGCCTATGCAGTTATCCACATCAGCTATCAACAGTGGGGATAAATCACACGCGTGTGATTGGGTGGTTACAAAGTTGCTGACGCGGTGACAGATCAGGCCGAAAATGAATTCATTACGGCGGCTGCCCTGCTCAGTGCCAGCGCATCGTGAGCAACAAACCGGTGATCATGAAAGCGAACGCGATCGCGTAGTTCCACGGGCCCAATTGGGCCATCCAGTTGAGAGCGGCCGGTGCCTGGCTCCCGACGGCGGCCAACTGGAAGACCATCAGCCAGACAAGGCCGATCAGCATGAGACCGATGAACAGCGCGACGAACCACACGCTCGAGGGTCCGACCTTGACTTTCACCGGGGTGCGGCTGACCGCGCCGACGGTGAAATCGTTCTTCTTGCGAACCTTGGACTTGGGCATGATTACCTCGCGAATTACCTCAACGACACGGGGAGCGGGACGGGGTGCAACGATAAGCACTGCAGCTGCACCCATAGCTTGGGTACGAGACTAACTCACCTGGGGCGGTGACCAGGAAATGGAGAGGCGATGATCCAGACGCGCCAGTCGCCATGGCGCTGGGGCGTCCCGGTCGTGTGTCTGCTGGCCGGACTGCTGCTCGCCGCCACCCACGGCGTGTCCGGAGGCGCCGAGATCCGCCGCAGTGACGCCCCGCGGCTGGTGGACCTCGTCCGGGAGACCCAGTCGTCGGTGAATCGTCTCAGCGCCCAGCGCGAGGCGCTGGCGGGCAAGATCGACGCCGCGCACGGGCGGTCGTCCGATGCCGCGCTGGCGGCCATGCTGCGGCGCTCCGGCCAGCTCGCCGGGGAGGCGGGCATGAGCCCGGTGCATGGTCCGGGCCTGGTGGTCACCCTCGCGGACGCCCAGCGCGACGCCAACGGCCGTTTTCCCCGCGACGCCTCTCCGGACGATCTGGTGGTGCACCAGCAAGACATCCTGGCCGTGCTCAACGCGATGTGGAGCGCCGGCGCCGAGGCGATCCAGATGCAGGACCAGCGGATCATCGCGACCTCGGTGCCGCGCTGCGTCGGCAACACCCTGTTGCTGAACGGGCGCACCTACAGCCCGCCGTACACGATCGCCGCGATCGGCAACGCGGCGGCCATGCAGGCCGCCCTGGCCGCCGCGCCGCTGGTGATCCTGTACAAGCAGTACGTGGTTCGCTTCGGGCTCGGTTACACCGAAGAGGTCAAGACCGACGTGCAGGTGGTCGGTCATTTCGAGCCCGACCGCCTGCATTTCGCGCAGCCCAACGGCCCGATCGGCTACTGAGGCCTACTGACCAGCGGCGCGAGCGCCCGTGGACGGTAACCTGGCACGATGCGGATCCTGGTTGTCGACAACTACGACAGCTTCGTGTTCAACCTCGTGCAGTACCTGGGCCAGCTGGGCGTGGACGCCGAAGTCTGGCGCAATGACGACGCCCGGCTCTCCGACGAGGCCGCCGTCGCGCGTCAGTTCGGCGGGGTGTTGCTCAGTCCGGGGCCGGGCACCCCGGAACGCGCCGGCGCGTCGATTCCGATGGTGCGCGCGTGTGCCGCCGAGCGGACCCCGCTGCTCGGCGTCTGCCTGGGGCACCAGGCCATCGGCGTCGCGTTCGGCGCCGTCGTCGACCGGGCCCCCGAACTGCTGCACGGCAAGACCAGCAGCGTCCACCATGGCAATATCGGTGTGCTGCAAGGACTTCCGGATCCCTTCACGGCGACTCGCTACCACTCGCTGACCATCCTGCCCGAGTCGCTGCCGCCGGTGCTTCAGGTCACGGCCCACACCGAGAGCGGGGTGATCATGGGCGTGCGGCACACCGAATTACCGATTCACGGTGTCCAGTTTCACCCGGAGTCGATCCTGACCGAGGGCGGCCACCGGATGCTGGCGAACTGGCTCGCCGACTGCGGATGGGAGCGCGACGACACATTGGTGCGCCGGCTCGAGAACGACGTGCACGCCGCGGTGCGACCGTATTTCCCGGCCGACCCGACGCCTACTGACCGAACTTCAGCGTGATGATGCCGTCCCGGTTGACCCCGGAGCCGGCCGGCGGGTTCTGATACACCACCCGATGGGACTGGGAGCCACCGGCGTCGACGTCGGCGCCCTTGTCCAGGATCCCCGTCCAGCCCAGCGCCCGTAGCCGTGGCTCGGCGTCGGTCCAGAACATGCCGGACAGGTCGGGCATGATGAACTGGTTGCCCTTGGACACCTGCAGTTCGATCACCGAGTCGACCGGAACCGCCTGTCCCTTGGGCGGATTGGTGCCGATGACCTCGCCGGCCGGGCGGGTGCTGTCTACCTGCACCTGGGTGACCTTGCTGAAGCCGTAGACGGTCAGGTTCTTCTGCGCGATGTCGACGGTCTGGCCCGCGATATCCGGAACCTGCTTGGTCTCCGGCCCGGAGCCGACGATGAGGGTGACGACGTTGGTGATCGCCGACGTCTGGTTGGCGGGCGGGTTGGTCCCGATCACCTTGCCGAGCAGTTCCGGGGTCGAGGGAGAGTTGGCCTGCTTGAACTTGCTGAATCCCGCGGCCTTGAGCTTGGTGACCGCGTCGGAGTAGCTCAGCGAGGACACGTCGGGCACCTCGCGCTGTTCGGGCCCGGTGGAGACGTTGATGGTGATCTCGTCGCCCGCATTGACCGAAGCGTTGGCGCCCGGGTCGGTGCCGATGACGTGGTCGGGCGGGATCGTGGAATCCGGCTTCTGCAGGGTGCGGGTCTTGAAACCGCGATTCTGCAGCGCCGCGATGGCGTCGGCGGACACCTGCCCGCGCACGTCTGGCACCTGCACGTCGCGGGCGCTGCCGCCGAAGGTGTTGAAGGCGATGACGACAACGATCGTCAAAACCGCCAGGGCGGCGACCGCGACGATCCAGCGGCCGACCGAGCCGACGCTGCGGTCCTCGCCCGCATCGGCGAGAACCTGACGCGGCAGCGGATCGGTCCGTGACGGGCTGGCGGCGCCGGGAGCGGACGACAGCAGCGAGCTGCGGTCCGCGTCGGTGAACACCTTTGGCGCGTCGGGCTTTTCGCCGTTGTGCACCCGAATCAAATCGGTGCGCATCTCCGCCGCGGTCTGATAACGGTTGTCCGGATTCTTCGCCAGCGCCTTGAGTACGACGGCGTCGAGGTCGGCCGAAATGCCTTCGTGCCGCTGCGACGGCGGGACCGGGTCTTCCCGAACATGTTGGTAGGCGACGGCAACCGGCGAATCACCGGTGAAAGGCGGTTCGCCCGTGAGGATTTCATAGAGCACGCAGCCCAACGAGTACACGTCGGAACGGGCGTCGACGCTGTCGCCGCGGGCCTGCTCGGGCGAGAGATACTGCGCGGTCCCTATCACCGCGGCGGTCTGGGTGACGCTGTTGCCGCTGTCGGCGATCGCCCGGGCGATACCGAAGTCCATCACCTTGACCGCATTGGTGGTGCTGATCATGATGTTGGCCGGCTTGACGTCGCGGTGGATGATGCCGTTCTGGTGGCTGAAGTTCAGCGCCTGGCACGCGTCGGCGATGATCTCGATGGCCCGGCGGGGCGGCAGCGGGCCATCGGTGTGCACGATGTCGCGCAGGGTGACGCCGTCGACGTACTCCATGACGATGTAGGGCAGCGGCCCGGTGGGCGTCTCGGCCTCGCCGGTGTCGTAGACCGCGACGATGGACGGGTGATTCAACGCCGCGGCGTTTTGCGCCTCGCGCCGGAAGCGCAGGTAGAAGCTGGGGTCGCGGGCCAGATCCGCGCGCAGCACCTTGACGGCGACGTCGCGATGCAAGCGGACGTCGCGGGCCAGGTGGACCTCGGACATACCCCCGAAGCCGAGGATCTCGCCCAATTCGTAACGGTCGGACAGGTGTTGCGGCGTGGTCATTGATGTGTTCCGTGTCGGGCCGGCACGTTGTGTAAGCCGGAGGTCCCTATTGTCCCGTCATCCGGCCAATCGAGCCGCATTTCGGGCCTGGCCGCCGAACCGCTCGGGGTCTTGCTCGGCGGCGGCGTTGCCGAGGCGGGCGGGGTCCCGGTGTCGGTCACCGTCGGTGGCTGTTGTTGCTGGTCGGCCTTCGAATTGATGACGATGAGCACCGCGATGATGATCGCCAGCGCGCCGAGCACGCCGGCCGCCCACAGCAGCGCGCGCTGACCCGAGGAGAAGGTACGCCGGGCCGGGGGTGGGCGGTGTCCGCCGGTGGTCGGGCGCGAGCGACGGGGCGCCGCGCTTCGGCTCGGCGTCACCGCGGCCGCGCGGGTGGTCGGGCTGGACGGAATGGCCGCCGGCGATGCCCGGCCGGCGGGCGGTGTCGCGCTGGGCCGCGGCGGACGACGACCGGCGCGCACCGCGGACACGGCGTCGGCGAACGGTCCCCCGCTGCGATAACGCATCGCCGGGTTCTTCACCAGCGTGATCTCGATGAGTTCGCGGACGTTGGGTGGCAGGTCGGAGGGTAGCGGTGGCGGAGGTTCCTTGATGTGCTTCATCGCCACCGTCAGGGCGCCGTCACCGGTGAACGGCCGCTTGCCCGAAACAACTTCGTAGCCAACAACTCCAAGCGAGTACACATCGCTGGACGGGCTGGCGTCGTGGCCCAGAGCCTGTTCGGGTGCGATGTATTGCGCGGTGCCCATCACCATCCCCGTCTGGGTCACCGGCGCGGCGTCGACGGCCTTGGCGATACCGAAGTCGGTGATCTTCACCTGGCCGGTCGGCGTGATCAAGATGTTGCCCGGTTTGACGTCGCGGTGCACCAAACCGGCCGCGTGCGCCACCTGCAGCGCGCGCCCGGTCTGCTCGAGCATGTCCAGTGCGTGCCGCAGCGACAGCCGGCCGGTGCGCTTGAGCACCGAGTTCAGCGGTTCGCCGTTGACCAGCTCCATCACCAGGTAGGCGGTCCGGCCTTCGCCGTCAAGCTGGCTTTCGCCGTAGTCGTGGACGGCAGCGATCCCGGGGTGGTTCAGCATCGCCGAGATACGCGCTTCGGCGCGGAAGCGCTCGATGAACTCGGGGTCTTGGGAGAACTCCTGCTTGAGCACCTTGACCGCGACGCGTCGGCCCAGCCGGCTGTCTACCGCCTCCCACACCTGACCCATGCCGCCGGTGGCGATCAGGCGCTGTAGGCGGTATCTGCCAGACAGCGTCACACCAACTCGCGGGCTCATGGTCCTCCCTGTAGCGCGGCTTGGATCACAGCCCGTCCGATCGGCGCGGCGAGTGCACCCCCCGTCGCGGACAGGCGGTCGGCGCCATTCTCCACCAGCACCGCCACAGCGACCTTCGGGGTCTGTGCGGGCGCGAAAGCGATGTACCACGCGTGCGGCGGGGTGTGCCGCGGATCGCTGCCATGCTCTGCGGTACCAGTCTTAGATGCGATCTGCACGCCGGGAATGGCCCCTTTCTGCTGTGCGACCTTCTCGGCGCCGACCATCAGCTCTGTTAGCTTAGCGGCGACCTGCGGCGACACGGCGCGCCGCTGCTCATACGGTGCCGTGGTGCTGATCGTCGTCAGGTCTGGCCCCTTGAGGCTGTCGATCAGGTAGGGCTGCATCGTCACCCCATCGTTCGCGATGGTCGCGGCGATCTCGGCGTTCTGCAGGGGCGTCATCGCGACATCCTTCTGCCCGATGCTCGACATTCCCAGCGCC
This window harbors:
- the gyrA gene encoding DNA gyrase subunit A, with translation MTDTTLPPGDDSVDRIEPVDIQQEMQRSYIDYAMSVIVGRALPEVRDGLKPVHRRVLYAMFDSGFRPDRGHAKSARSVAETMGNYHPHGDSSIYDTLVRMAQPWSLRYPLVDGQGNFGSPGNDPPAAMRYTEARLTPLAMEMLREIDEETVDFIPNYDGRVQEPTVLPSRFPNLLANGSGGIAVGMATNIPPHNLRELAEAVYWCLDNHEADEEATLAAVRERVKGPDFPTHGLIVGSQGIHDAYTTGRGSIRMRGVVEVEEDSRGRTSLVITELPYQVNHDNFITSIAEQVRDGKLAGISNIEDQSSDRVGLRIVVEIKRDAVAKVVLNNLYKHTQLQTSFGANMLSIVDGVPRTLRLDQMIRYYVAHQLDVIVRRTTYRLRKANERAHILRGLVKALDALDEVIALIRASETVEIARAGLIDLLDIDEIQAQAILDMQLRRLAALERQRIIDDLAKIEAEIADLEDILAKPERQRAIVHDELSEIVDKHGDERRTRIIAADGDVNDEDLIAREDVVVTITETGYAKRTKTDLYRSQKRGGKGVQGAGLKQDDIVRHFFVCSTHDWILFFTTQGRVYRAKAYELPEASRTARGQHVANLLAFQPEERIAQVIQIRSYEDAPYLVLATRNGLVKKTKLTDFDSNRSGGIVAINLRDNDELVGAVLCSADEDLLLVSANGQSIRFSATDEALRPMGRATSGVQGMRFNTDDYLLSLNVVREGTYLLVATSGGYAKRTAIEEYPVQGRGGKGVLTVMYDRRRGRLVGALIVDDDSELYAITSGGGVIRTAAGQVRKAGRQTKGVRLMNLGEENTLLAIARNAEENADEVVEEIGGAAESDS
- a CDS encoding DUF3566 domain-containing protein; the protein is MTSPNEPGAPNKGDGPNGDGSVERAGVRRAAPPAQGGRSQEGGDGPPWQRGGARPQQPGPRQSEPPTEKRPSGPAGGVEARLNRFISGTAAPGAPAHAKEPEPARAETSATEAYASELPDLSGPVPRGPHRKPAPERPAESSSSSGAGRLATAETREGRDSRDNRVQVSRRTRGPVRASMQIRRIDPWSTLKVSLLLSVALFFVWMIAVAFLYLVLGGMGVWSKLNSNVGDLLNNTSGSSGELVSSGTIFGGAVLIGLVNIVLLTAMATIAAFVYNLTTDLIGGVEVTLADRD
- a CDS encoding TetR/AcrR family transcriptional regulator, yielding MPRDDWLVGRDRRSEAAERIYTTAADLIARHGYDGFTIEALATRVHCSPATIYRHAGGKATIRDAVVGIQAARIVDATREAIKDLRGPERVVTATIMALERLRADPLAQLMRSIHAAPVSDWVISSPTVTALAAEMLGRDNDDPLAAQWLIRVFLALWSWPLKDPAAERALVERFLGSSYTGSAGKGRDLWSLGESNP
- a CDS encoding cytochrome P450, whose product is MAVLDSAIEFFSDEAIQDPYPLFDRMRADAPVHRIGDSVFYAVSGWDAVLEAVDRVEDFSSNLTATMVFHEDGTVTPFDMGPPGDSMHALATADDPIHAMHRKILLPHLSAKRIRVIEEFAAQTADRLWEENLRDGRIEWMSAIANRLPMMVVCKLLGLPADDVDKLIRLGYATTTLLDGVVAAEQLELAGLAAMELSGYVIEHFEKASGKPESALMADLAARCASGELAQLPALSIMLTLFSAAGESTASLLGSAAWILTDRPAIQRQLRENPELLSAFIEETLRFEPPFRGHYRHVWRDTTLAGVEVPAGAHLLLMWGAANRDPTHFEDPNEFRLDRAAAKSHVSFGRGVHFCVGAALARLEAHIVLRMLLERTSWIDATDIGDWLPSILVRRRDRLQLAVQ
- the cwsA gene encoding cell wall synthesis protein CwsA, which gives rise to MRAKADSRLTPRQRLARGLTYSAQGPVDVTRGVVGLSVQSAQSTATQLRRRYQEGQLARDLAAAQETLAQELAAAQEVVTSLPQALQQARRAQRRGKRPLVFAGAAVAVLAGGAIAFSLVRRSVRAKPQEPQSRPPSVDVQPRP
- a CDS encoding peptidylprolyl isomerase, which translates into the protein MADSDAVTNSPFQTATATLHTNRGDIKVALFGNHAPKTVANFVGLAQGTKEYSTQNASGGSSGPFYDGAVFHRVIRGFMIQGGDPTGTGRGGPGYKFADEFHPELQFDKPYLLAMANAGPGTNGSQFFITVGQTPHLNRRHTIFGEVTDPESQKVVEAISTTGTDGNDRPTEPVVIESITIS
- a CDS encoding PH domain-containing protein, whose protein sequence is MQQTQWQPHTAGIAGCGAAGVLMAIAAVTVVTDPPGRILASVAAAGLILFAGVSWHARPKLAITPGGLMLRGWFRTQVLQHSDIKIIRIIEFRRYGRKVRLLEVETADGGLVLFSRWDLGTDPLEVLDALTAAGYAGRQQG
- the crgA gene encoding cell division protein CrgA, with product MPKSKVRKKNDFTVGAVSRTPVKVKVGPSSVWFVALFIGLMLIGLVWLMVFQLAAVGSQAPAALNWMAQLGPWNYAIAFAFMITGLLLTMRWH
- a CDS encoding DUF881 domain-containing protein, whose amino-acid sequence is MIQTRQSPWRWGVPVVCLLAGLLLAATHGVSGGAEIRRSDAPRLVDLVRETQSSVNRLSAQREALAGKIDAAHGRSSDAALAAMLRRSGQLAGEAGMSPVHGPGLVVTLADAQRDANGRFPRDASPDDLVVHQQDILAVLNAMWSAGAEAIQMQDQRIIATSVPRCVGNTLLLNGRTYSPPYTIAAIGNAAAMQAALAAAPLVILYKQYVVRFGLGYTEEVKTDVQVVGHFEPDRLHFAQPNGPIGY
- a CDS encoding aminodeoxychorismate/anthranilate synthase component II, translated to MRILVVDNYDSFVFNLVQYLGQLGVDAEVWRNDDARLSDEAAVARQFGGVLLSPGPGTPERAGASIPMVRACAAERTPLLGVCLGHQAIGVAFGAVVDRAPELLHGKTSSVHHGNIGVLQGLPDPFTATRYHSLTILPESLPPVLQVTAHTESGVIMGVRHTELPIHGVQFHPESILTEGGHRMLANWLADCGWERDDTLVRRLENDVHAAVRPYFPADPTPTDRTSA